Proteins encoded together in one Salvelinus fontinalis isolate EN_2023a chromosome 6, ASM2944872v1, whole genome shotgun sequence window:
- the LOC129856892 gene encoding complement C4-like: protein MGSPVCLMVLFILAAESVHGQDRFFISAPNVFHVGVKERVYVQLGKALLNKRVTLYLEHEDTANLMSQKSSTLCTEEGQIQTVELEVERDKLPIFVNIPYLMLVAEMDGVKDRKMVRVLVSQHRGYIFIQTDQPIYNPTQQVKYRIFTLNHSMKPHDDVFHISIFNAAGNRIMKTLKRATDGIFTDIPFNIPDVSEMGVWRIVAHYQGDEKNAVTREFQVKKFVLPSFEVTVIPEQSYFLLNTEQFTFTILAKYSYGESIKGAFHCRFGVKEKTQGPDGEKEKIVFIRGLELTGSIQAGEGSAVLQESKLIEQLKSNRNTTLSDVVQSKAQLYVAVSVTDIISGELQEAEVSLPVVSQRYTVDLSRTRSHYIPGVPLSVVVVVRLPNGSPAVGEPVRMHLPELQDGDQTVKTNQQGVVWHDFNLPNFDRDINVEVTVDDQKITKDVKRASSPGNSYLSVSVSQKILTPGQSLSVVFKVFNGPPEDGFIYYMVFSRGVLTKQGSVKSGDLTKIQLPITPDMTPSFRLIGYYYDQKGDIITDSVWVDVNDVCEGTVKVKSKDEYLPGNTAKLEIDLNGQKAKVALLAVDKAIYALNAHNKLTPKQVFSSMQSYDLGCSYGGGSDTASVLNDAGLSFISNSHVLSKMRKGFNCESGFRRQTRSLDLQEQMVSIKSSYSDAKLQECCSHGLSLIPMLRTCQQRAERVARANKDHVCVKAFLDCCIEGEKLREKKKRDDAQRGHGRTASATDIEDFFDTTNQQIRRSFPPSFAFSVVDINGKGSHTVALPDSITTWEIQAVSLSDSHGICVAEPHEFRVFKKVFVSLRLPYSVKRFEQMSIVPVVYNYWDQDAQIALHMERNDKLCSPGSSSIKTYVNVTVEAHSSKAVTFSAVPMETGPIPIKIRLYDIENEDGSDAIEKILNVRTEGIEKRVEETHFVDLSGSIGKSGQSLMINGKLPDNTVPGSSTNIFVKMEGELFGKSTSITLLSSDGVKSLLNAPHGCAEQTMKRMAPTALALRYMDLSQRWYELSPGIRDTALQFTEQGYMRILTFKKGDGSYGAWTHYPTSYWLTGLVVKVMSLVAERQNAGGGEKGRWAQGVSEQHIIDSVRYLLVKQKEDGSFSDPNPVIHREMQGGIGGIEGDVSMTAFITVALNRSLPFLTDNKERNDTKAVISKATDYLLSRVEGLQRPYAVAITAYCLSVCLSDRTQAEPAWKKLKGLATEGKDHCHGWYANAGMVNEENKHYVPTTEAITVETTAYALLTAVAHKDTEWADSAACWLTSQENYGGGFKSTQDTIVALEALSEYALNSPQPPITEVEVQFTSPGKSDIQKLSLDNKGEKVETELKKLIGNPIINVALTGRGKAKMKVTKAYHLLDTSDDCNLLSITVKVEGKVEYTAQIVEDYNDYEGDYGDGDGEKREEEDVPRSAIEWFDARSRHRRDTQQSRNSENDVEYEVCVSHSLTRNLTGMSIADITLLSGFEAQTDDLDKLKNPDEQYISHYEVSHGKVLLYFNEIEERECVTFRAVQTVTIGLLQPAPATFYDYYEPDRKCTTFYAAPKRSKMVSTLCSGDVCQCSERPCHKEKDTFGPLKLEKKDRFEHACYSPTVDYGFIVQVISMSVKSNFELYTTNVTQVLRATGDVKLEESKVRVFAKRLQCKGQLETGKKYLIMGKDGSTTDSTGQMQYLLESNTWIEQVPNEKKCKGSKNKTTCNKFKDFVSEYMLNGCTQ from the exons ATGGGCTCTCCCGTCTGTCTTATGGTGCTCTTCATTTTGGCTGCTGAGTCTGTACATGGACAGGACAG GTTCTTTATCTCAGCTCCCAATGTGTTCCATGTGGGGGTGAAGGAGCGTGTTTATGTCCAGCTGGGTAAAGCCCTCCTGAATAAACGTGTTACCCTCTACCTGGAGCATGAGGACACTGCAAATCTGATGTCTCAAAAGAGCAGCACTCTGTGTACTGAGGAGGGACAGATCCAAACTGTGGAACTAGAG GTAGAAAGGGACAAGCTGCCCATCTTTGTGAATATTCCCTATCTTATGCTGGTGGCTGAGATGGATGGGGTCAAAGACAGGAAGATGGTGAGGGTCCTCGTCTCCCAACACAGAGGCTACATCTTCATTCAGACTGACCAGCCTATCTACAACCCTACACAGCAAG TGAAATACAGGATATTTACCCTCAACCACTCAATGAAGCCCCATGATGACGTTTTTCACATCTCTATTTTT AATGCTGCGGGCAACCGGATAATGAAGACTCTTAAGAGAGCTACGGATGGAATATTCACAGATATCCCTTTTAATATCCCTGATGTCTCAGA AATGGGTGTGTGGAGGATCGTGGCTCATTACCAAGGAGATGAAAAGAATGCTGTTACTCGAGAATTTCAAGTCAAGAAATTTG TGCTGCCGAGCTTTGAGGTGACCGTCATACCTGAGCAGAGCTACTTTCTATTGAACACTGAACAGTTCACCTTCACAATTTTAGCCAA GTACTCCTATGGTGAGAGTATAAAGGGAGCTTTCCACTGCCGGTTTGGAGTGAAGGAGAAAACACAGGGGCCAGATGGTGAAAAGGAGAAGATTGTCTTCATCAGAGGATTGGAGCTGACTGGATCG ATACAAGCTGGAGAGGGGTCAGCGGTCCTCCAGGAATCCAAGCTTATCGAGCAACTCAAATCCAACCGCAACACCACCCTCTCAGACGTGGTCCAGAGCAAAGCACAGCTTTACGTGGCAGTGTCTGTCACTGACATCATCA GTGGTGAGCTACAGGAAGCAGAGgtgtctcttcctgttgtttCCCAGCGTTACACTGTAGACCTGTCCCGTACCCGCTCTCACTACATCCCTGGAGTTCCCCTCAGTGTAGTG GTGGTGGTCCGTCTCCCAAATGGTTCCCCAGCTGTTGGAGAGCCAGTGAGAATGCATCTGCCAGAACTCCAGGATGGAGACCAAACTGTAAAGACTAACCAGCAGGGAGTAGTGTGGCACGATTTTAACCTTCCCAATTTTGATCGTGACATTAATGTGGAG GTGACTGTAGATGACCAGAAAATAACCAAAGACGTCAAACGTGCATCGTCTCCTGGGAACAGCTATCTGAGCGTGAGCGTGAGCCAGAAGATTCTGACGCCGGGTCAATCCCTTTCCGTTGTATTCAAAGTCTTCAATGGGCCACCAGAGGATGGGTTTATTTACTACATG GTGTTCAGCCGTGGAGTGCTAACAAAACAGGGTTCTGTCAAATCAGGGGACTTAACAAAGATTCAGCTTCCAATCACGCCTGATATGACCCCCTCCTTCCGTCTGATTGGCTACTACTATGATCAGAAAGGTGACATCATTACTGACTCTGTGTGGGTAGACGTCAATGATGTTTGTGAGGGGACAGTGAAG GTAAAGTCAAAAGATGAATATCTACCAGGAAACACCGCAAAGCTGGAGATAGACTTAAATGGTCAGAAGGCCAAAGTTGCCTTGCTGGCTGTGGACAAGGCTATCTATGCTCTCAATGCCCACAACAAACTCACCCCCAAACAG GTATTCTCGTCGATGCAGTCCTATGACCTTGGTTGCTCATACGGTGGCGGCTCAGATACAGCCTCTGTGTTGAACGACGCTGGCTTGTCATTCATCTCCAACTCTCATGTGCTATCTAAGATGAGGAAGG GGTTTAACTGTGAGTCAGGCTTCAGACGACAGACGCGTTCCCTGGACCTCCAGGAGCAGATGGTGTCCATAA AATCCAGTTACTCAGACGCCAAGCTGCAGGAGTGTTGTTCTCATGGCTTGTCCCTGATCCCCATGCTGAGGACGTGTCAGCAGCGAGCCGAGAGAGTGGCACGAGCCAATAaggaccatgtctgtgtcaaggCCTTCCTGGACTGCTGCATAGAGGGAGAGAAGTTGAGGGAGAAGAAGAAACGAGACGACGCCCAGAGAGGGCATGGCAGGA ctgcgAGTGCCACAGACATCGAAGACTTCTTTGACACAACCAATCAGCAAATACGCAGAAGTTTCCCCCCAAGCTTTGCATTCTCAGTGGTCGATATAAACGGCAAAGGAAG TCACACTGTGGCTCTGCCTGATTCCATCACCACCTGGGAGATACAGGCTGTCAGCTTGTCTGATTCTCAtg GCATCTGTGTGGCAGAACCACATGAGTTCCGTGTGTTTAAGAAGGTTTTTGTCTCTCTGAGGCTGCCGTACTCAGTCAAAAGATTTGAGCAAATGTCTATTGTTCCTGTTGTCTACAACTATTGGGACCAGGATGCACAG ATTGCCCTCCACATGGAGAGAAATGACAAGCTCTGTTCACCAGGCTCCAGTTCCATCAAAACCTATGTCAACGTCACCGTGGAGGCCCACTCCTCCAAAGCCGTCACTTTCTCTGCAGTACCCATGGAAACCGGCCCCATACCCATCAAAATACGCCTTTATGACATAGAGAATGAGGACGGCAGTGATGCTATTGAAAAGATTCTGAATGTTAGA ACAGAGGGAATAGAGAAGAGAGTGGAGGAAACTCATTTTGTTGACCTGAGTGGCAGTATTG GGAAGAGTGGCCAATCTTTGATGATTAATGGAAAGTTACCAGACAACACAGTCCCTGGCTCCAGCACCAATATCTTCGTCAAGATGGAAG GGGAGCTGTTTGGCAAGTCCACTTCCATAACCCTGCTCTCTTCCGATGGGGTTAAAAGCTTGCTCAATGCCCCTCATGGATGTGCAGAGCAGACTATGAAACGTATGGCCCCCACAGCCCTGGCCCTCCGCTATATGGACCTTAGCCAGCGCTGGTATGAGCTGAGCCCTGGCATCAGAGATACGGCCCTCCAGTTCACAGAGCAAG gctaTATGAGAATTTTGACGTTTAAAAAGGGTGATGGATCGTATGGAGCTTGGACGCACTATCCAACCAGTTACTG GCTGACGGGCCTTGTTGTGAAAGTGATGTCTCTGGTGGCAGAACGTCAGAATGCAGGcggtggagagaaggggagatgggCACAGGGTGTGTCTGAGCAGCATATCATTGATTCAGTCAGATACCTCTTGGTTAAACAGAAGGAGGATGGATCATTCTCGGACCCTAACCCAGTCATACACAGGGAAATGCAG ggAGGcattggagggatagagggagatgtCTCCATGACTGCTTTCATAACTGTGGCTCTAAATCGCTCCCTCCCTTTCCTGACAGACAACAAGGAGCGTAACGATACG aAAGCCGTTATCTCTAAAGCCACCGACTACCTGCTCTCACGTGTTGAGGGGCTACAGAGGCCCTACGCTGTGGCCATAACAGCctactgtctgtcagtctgtctgtctgaccggaCACAGGCTGAGCCTGCCTGGAAAAAACTCAAAGGACTGGCAACTGAAG GGAAAGACCATTGCCATGGGTGGTATGCTAACGCTGGCATGGtgaatgaggaaaataaacattaTGTACCGACAACAGAGGCCAtaacagtagagactacagcctACGCCCTGTTAACTGCAGTGGCTCATAAGGACACAGAGTGGGCAGACTCTGCAGCCTGCTGGCTGACTTCACAGGAGAACTATGGAGGAGGATTCAAGTCCACAcag GATACTATAGTGGCTTTGGAGGCTCTCTCTGAGTATGCACTGAACAGTCCCCAACCTCCCATCACAGAAGTGGAGGTACAGTTCACTAGTCCAGGGAAGAGCGACATTCAGAAGCTGTCATTGGACAACAAGGGGGAGAAAGTAGAAACGGAGCTGAAG AAACTGATTGGTAATCCTATCATTAACGTAGCGCTAACGGGACGGGGAAAAGCCAAGATGAAG GTTACGAAGGCTTACCATCTACTGGACACCTCAGACGACTGCAACCTTCTGTCAATCACAGTCAAAGTAGAGGGGAAAGTAGAGTACACTG CCCAGATTGTTGAAGACTACAACGACTATGAGGGGGActacggagacggagacggagagaaaagggaggaagaggatgTCCCCCGATCAGCGATTGAGTGGTTTGACGCTCGCAGCAGACACAGAAGAGATACTCAGCAAAGCCGGAATTCTGAAAACGATGTTGAATACGAAGTCTGTGTGAG TCATAGTCTGACCAGGAACCTCACAGGAATGTCCATAGCCGACATCACACTGCTCAGTGGCTTTGAGGCACAGACAGACGACCTGGACAAG CTAAAGAACCCTGATGAACAATACATCTCTCACTACGAGGTCTCACATGGCAAAGTGCTGTTGTACTTTAATGAG aTTGAGGAAAGGGAGTGTGTAACGTTTAGGGCTGTGCAGACAGTAACTATAGGTTTACTGCAGCCTGCTCCGGCCACATTCTATGACTACTATGAACCAG aCAGAAAGTGTACTACTTTCTATGCTGCACCAAAAAGAAGCAAGATGGTTTCAACATTGTGTTCAGGGGATGTGTGCCAGTGTTCAGAGA GGCCCTGCCACAAAGAGAAGGACACTTTTGGACCACTGAAGCTAGAGAAGAAAGATCGTTTTGAACATGCTTGCTATTCCCCCACTGTGGATTACG GTTTCATTGTTCAAGTCATCAGTATGTCTGTGAAGAGTAACTTTGAACTCTACACAACTAATGTGACTCAGGTACTCCGAGCCA CCGGAGATGTGAAGCTGGAGGAGAGCAAAGTGCGAGTGTTCGCCAAGAGGCTCCAGTGTAAAGGACAGCTAGAGACAGGGAAGAAATACCTCATCATGGGCAAAGATGGCTCCACCACCGACTCTACTGGCCA GATGCAATACCTTTTGGAATCAAATACCTGGATTGAACAAGTGCCTAATGAGAAAAAGTGCAAAGGATCAAAGAACAAGACTACATGCAACAAATTTAAAGACTTTGTATCTGAGTACATGTTGAATGGCTGCACCCAGTGA